One window from the genome of Bdellovibrio sp. NC01 encodes:
- a CDS encoding 4'-phosphopantetheinyl transferase superfamily protein — protein sequence MHITEDMLESFRKILNSPSLQIYAETNWGSHNPEHRTLIHEKLNALKSADPALHTSVSHTNGLGVIAACSSPIGVDAELTARVLPAIIARVSSPEELSQAPNAASLWSAKEATFKALKSYEQPSVVSKISIGEWQNIASQFETFRLMNASIFGSPSSGVGVVTHLPHHTLSFFVFCS from the coding sequence ATGCATATTACAGAAGACATGTTAGAGTCCTTTCGTAAAATCCTGAACTCCCCGTCTTTGCAAATTTATGCAGAAACAAACTGGGGTAGTCACAATCCTGAACACCGCACTTTAATTCACGAAAAATTGAATGCCTTAAAGTCTGCCGATCCTGCGCTACATACATCCGTATCGCACACGAATGGTTTAGGAGTTATCGCCGCCTGTTCATCCCCGATTGGCGTTGATGCAGAATTAACAGCCCGAGTTTTACCGGCGATCATAGCCCGCGTTTCTAGCCCCGAAGAACTCAGCCAGGCTCCAAATGCCGCCAGCCTGTGGTCGGCGAAAGAAGCCACGTTTAAAGCGCTTAAAAGCTATGAACAGCCGTCGGTGGTTTCAAAGATTTCTATAGGGGAATGGCAAAATATTGCTTCTCAATTTGAGACATTCCGACTCATGAATGCTTCTATCTTCGGATCTCCCTCTAGTGGCGTTGGTGTCGTCACTCATCTTCCGCATCACACACTCAGCTTTTTTGTTTTTTGCTCTTAA
- the nadA gene encoding quinolinate synthase NadA: MSYDIAADIQRLKKEKNAVVLAHYYEDGDIQDVADHVGDSFFLAKKGQEVKEQVILLAGVVFMAESVKIMNPNKTVLVPDMEASCSLVKGAPYEKYLAWRRQHPDGIAVTYINSSTEVKSISDVIITSSNAQQIIESIPKDRKILFGPDQHLGRWLSKKLNRPFELWQGACEVHVLFNAKRLYELIQQHPDAVVIAHPECDESVLQYASVIGSTSRLLEEVQKNPAKKFIVATETGIFHQMQKLRPDVELIQAPVLDAGCSCNNCPYMKMNNMEKIKHALETLNPAISLDETLRVKAQTSLNRMMDITSGKPVQWPTEFTV, encoded by the coding sequence ATGAGTTACGATATTGCTGCCGATATTCAACGCCTGAAAAAAGAAAAGAACGCCGTCGTTCTTGCGCACTACTATGAAGATGGCGACATCCAAGATGTTGCTGATCACGTAGGTGACAGTTTCTTTCTTGCGAAGAAAGGTCAGGAAGTAAAAGAGCAAGTGATCTTGCTTGCCGGTGTTGTGTTCATGGCTGAATCCGTGAAGATCATGAATCCAAATAAAACGGTTTTGGTTCCAGATATGGAAGCAAGCTGTTCACTAGTTAAGGGCGCGCCTTACGAAAAGTATCTTGCGTGGAGACGCCAACATCCCGACGGCATCGCTGTGACTTACATCAACTCAAGTACGGAAGTGAAATCGATCTCTGACGTGATTATCACTTCTTCAAACGCCCAACAGATCATTGAATCGATTCCAAAAGATCGCAAGATTCTTTTTGGACCGGATCAACACTTGGGTCGTTGGTTGTCTAAAAAATTAAATCGTCCGTTTGAATTGTGGCAAGGTGCCTGTGAAGTGCACGTGCTATTCAACGCCAAACGCTTGTATGAATTGATTCAACAACATCCCGATGCTGTCGTTATCGCGCATCCAGAATGTGATGAATCCGTTCTGCAATACGCAAGCGTGATTGGTTCAACTTCACGCTTACTTGAAGAAGTGCAAAAAAATCCCGCGAAGAAATTCATCGTTGCGACGGAAACGGGTATTTTCCATCAAATGCAAAAACTTCGTCCGGATGTAGAGTTGATTCAAGCTCCGGTTTTGGATGCAGGTTGTTCATGCAACAACTGCCCCTACATGAAGATGAACAACATGGAAAAAATCAAACACGCTTTAGAGACTTTGAATCCAGCGATTTCATTGGATGAAACTTTGCGTGTAAAAGCGCAAACATCTTTGAATCGCATGATGGACATCACAAGCGGTAAGCCTGTGCAATGGCCGACTGAATTTACTGTTTAA